In Marinobacter sp. M3C, the genomic stretch GAACTGCGCGAAACCGGTTATTTGGTACTGGACCTGACAGACAGCGACTTGGCCAAGCAGCACATTCGCCACATGGTGGGGGGGCACGCTCCGGGTATCAGCAATGAAAAAGTGTTTCAGTTCGAGTTCCCCGAGCGTCCCGGTGCCCTGCTGAAGTTTTTGATGTCGCTTGGCACGCGTTGGAATATTTCGATGTTTCATTACCGCAATCACGGTGCGGCGTACAGCCGCGTGCTGTTAGGCGCTGAAGTGGACGATGACGAAGTGAGGGACTTTGAGAAAATGCTTGAGAAGGTCGGTTTCCGCTATGAAAACATGACCAATAACGAAGCCTACCAGCTGTTTCTTGGAGCAGGAAACGGCAACAGCCACTCTAGCTGATGGCGTCGCGGGCGCTGAGTGCCTGCTTGGACCTTTGAGTGACTGAAAGTTAATCTGTCAAAAATTGTAAAATGGCGGGGGAATGATAATCTTCCGTCATTCTACTAACGGCGGCATCAGCCCTCCGTTTCCTGTATGAGTTACCATCGCAGTTCCGGAGTTAAGAAATGGGCCGCAAGCCAGATATGATCCGCACCATCGCACTGATATTCGCTGCTGGCCTTATTATTACCGGATTCACCTCGCTGCAAGCGTCTGAACAGAGCCCCCGAGCGGCGGAGCCTTGGTATCAGACCACTACCCGATAACAGCCACGCTCGGTAACCACCGAGTGCAAAGGCACATCCCAAGGCTCAATCGGTAAGCTATCCACCCGCTGAAAATCATGAGCCAGGCCAATCAGCTTGGGTGCGAGTCTTGGCCGAGTGCGGCTGAAGGCAAATGTCCGGTCGTAAAACCCCCCGCCCATGCCCAGCCTTCCTCCGCGCTCGTCAAACCCTACCAGCGGAAACAATATTGCGTCCATCGCCCAGGCTGGCCGTTTCAGGCCGGCGCTAAACGCAGGTTCCGCGATGCCAAAACGATTGGGGCGCAGGCGGGTGTGCGACGTGTAAGGGCTGAATACCAGCTTCCCGGGGATTAGCGGATGCAATACCGGTAAGTAAACGCGTATGCCGCGGCGGCGCGCAGCCTGCATATAGGGCAGCGGGCTGATTTCACCGTCGTTTGGCAAGTAAATGGCAATGTGGCGGGCGCGATAAAGGTCAGGGTTGGCTAACAGGTGCTTGGCCAGTTGCTGCGATGCGTGTCTTTGCTGCAACGGAGACAGGGCGTTGCGTTGTTGGCGCAAGTGTCTACGCAACTGATTGCGGGAAGTATCCAAGTGTGCAGAAGACGATAAAAAAGAGGGGTGGGCGATGCTGTCGCTCAAAATAAAGCTTCCCGGGCTGCCGTTATCGGATGTAGGCCCTTGAACCCGAAGTTCAAGGTCGGTGGCCGCTGTGACATATTAGGCTTTCCCCCGCAGGGGACATGCACACAATGCCCTAAAGTGGCCACCTGGGTAAAGCGCATCGGCTCGAGGACGTACCCGACGAGCGTACAGCCCAGGAAGGTGATTCCATTATAGGGTCAAGATGGGGGCTTATTGCAAGTGCTCTTGGTTATTCCGTTAAAAATCGTCGCTTGTTACTGTTTTATATGATTTTCTTGTTACTTTAGGGCGACGTTTAGCTTGTCGTCCATGGCCTTTAGCAAGGTGCTGCTGCCTTCTGACATGGTGTCGCGCTCCAGCATTTCGTTGGTGATATTCAGCGCCGCCATCACCGCAATTCGCTCGGTTCCAAACACCTTACCGCTGTTACGGATCTCCCGCATTTTACGGTCCAGATGTCGTGCCGATCGCAACAAGGCTTCCTGTTCCTCCTCGGAGCAGGTAACCAGGTATTCCTTGTCGAGAATTCTCACCTCAACAGTCGATTTGGTGGACATTAATGCTGCTCCAGTGCCCGCAGGCGGCCTATCATGGCTTCAAGTTTGGTTTTTGCGAGGTCATTCTTGTGAGCCAGCTGGGCACGCTCGCGAATCCAGTTTTCCTGGCGGTTTTTCAGTGCCTGGTTTTCCAGTTCAAGCTTGCCGTAGCGCTCAAGAAGCTGATCCAGCTTGTCCGCCAACACCTTTACTTCGGGCTGTTCCATGGGGCGCCTGATCTCGATGAGTGATAATAATCAACAACTATAAGTGTGCGCGGGATACCGGTCAATTTACAGCTCTGTTATCCCCTTTTGAGTAAAGGTTTCAGGCGTCATCCAGTACTTGCCAACCAGGCCGTCGACCGCGGCGCCAAGCGCTCAGCGCCGGCACTAAGCCAATCACCAGCGCTGCAACCGGCACCGCTGCCAGCAGAACCCACTCGACCTGATTCAGTGGGCGCAGTGTGAGCAAGACGCCGTAGTTGGCTTGCAACCAAGGGCTGACAGTGGCTATACCGGCAGCGCCCAGCGCCAACGCTAAAACGCAGGCCAGCAGCGCGATTGCCAATGATTCCAGCAGATACAGGCTGGCAATCAAACCCGCAGAGGCGCCGGTTGCGCGAAGTATGGCGATTTCGGCTGATCGCTGGGCCTGCAACGTTAGCAACACCGTGGCCAGGCTAATCAGACATACCACAACCACAAAGCCGGTGATGCCCAGCAGCGCTTTTTCAAACTGGCCCAACAGGCGCCAGAGCTCGCTTAGGGCGACACCGGGCAGTATGGCGGTTAGCGGCTCTTTGCCATAGGTGTTGATGTCGCGCTGGATACGAAAGGTCAGTACTTTGCGTTCTACGCCGGCAAACGCGGCGGTAATGTTGGACGGGGTAAAATTGCGTTGTTTGGCCTGCTCCAGGGTTAAGGTGCGCCCGGGAATGCCAACGCCAGACTCCCATCCCACATGCATGGCTTCCATGCTGTCCAGGCTGATATAAACCGCTTGGTCTACCGGCGTGCCTGTGGCATCAAGCACGCCGCTTACGGTAAACGGTGTGCTGTTGTGGCGGGCGAAGCTGACGCTACCACCGCCGTGACCCATAATGAGTTGGTCGCCAACGTTATGATTGAAAGCCCGGGCTACATCGGCGCCCAATACCACCTCAAACAGATCGTTAAACCACTGGCCGCGTTGCAGTGCCAGCGGCTGGCTGCGGCCATAGCGAAAGTGCTCGAACATGGCGCCGGTGGTTGCCACTACGCGGTGGCCGTTGTAGCTGTCACCCAGGGAAATGGGGATCAGCCAGCTTAAGCGTTCGTCATCTTTCAGGTCTTGATAACTTTGCCAGCTCAGGTTGTTCGTCGCATCGCCAATGTGAAACACGCTGTATAACAAAAGGTTCAACTGACCGCTGCGGGCGCCGATGATCAGATCTGTATTGCTGATGGTGTTGGTGAACGACTGGCGAATTTCGCTGCGCACATACTGGATGCCCAGCAGCAGGCTCACGCTGAGCGTGAGCGTGAGGGTAACCAGCAACAGTATCCGCCGGCGGTGCCAAAGGCTGGATTTTGTGAGTGTCAGAGCAAGGTGGGCTGTCATGCGGGTGGTCATGAGGATAGCCATGAGGGCTGCTCCAGTTCAATCTGGTGGTGAAAATGGTGTGCCAGGGCGGAGTCGTGGCTGACAAATACCACCGAGGTTTTATTCTGCTGTGCCATCTCTAGCAGCAACTGCATAAAGCGGTCCCGATTGTTGCTGTCCAGCGCCGAGGTGGGCTCGTCAGCCAGAATCAGCTCCGGTGCGCCCATCAACGCGCGGGCGGCCGCAACCCGCTGTTGCTGACCAATGCTCAGCTGCGCGGGTTTTCGGCTATGCAATTCCTGAGGAATGGATAACTCTGTCAGTAGTGTTATTGCCCGCGTGTGAATAGCTGCCTGGGTGTCTGAATGACTGGCGCCTGAGCCGATGCGATCACGTCGAGCGCGGGATAGCTGGCAGGGCAGGGTGACATTAGCCAGCGCGGTCAAAT encodes the following:
- a CDS encoding 5-formyltetrahydrofolate cyclo-ligase yields the protein MSDSIAHPSFLSSSAHLDTSRNQLRRHLRQQRNALSPLQQRHASQQLAKHLLANPDLYRARHIAIYLPNDGEISPLPYMQAARRRGIRVYLPVLHPLIPGKLVFSPYTSHTRLRPNRFGIAEPAFSAGLKRPAWAMDAILFPLVGFDERGGRLGMGGGFYDRTFAFSRTRPRLAPKLIGLAHDFQRVDSLPIEPWDVPLHSVVTERGCYRVVV
- a CDS encoding cell division protein ZapA — translated: MSTKSTVEVRILDKEYLVTCSEEEQEALLRSARHLDRKMREIRNSGKVFGTERIAVMAALNITNEMLERDTMSEGSSTLLKAMDDKLNVALK
- a CDS encoding TIGR02449 family protein encodes the protein MEQPEVKVLADKLDQLLERYGKLELENQALKNRQENWIRERAQLAHKNDLAKTKLEAMIGRLRALEQH
- a CDS encoding ABC transporter permease, encoding MAILMTTRMTAHLALTLTKSSLWHRRRILLLVTLTLTLSVSLLLGIQYVRSEIRQSFTNTISNTDLIIGARSGQLNLLLYSVFHIGDATNNLSWQSYQDLKDDERLSWLIPISLGDSYNGHRVVATTGAMFEHFRYGRSQPLALQRGQWFNDLFEVVLGADVARAFNHNVGDQLIMGHGGGSVSFARHNSTPFTVSGVLDATGTPVDQAVYISLDSMEAMHVGWESGVGIPGRTLTLEQAKQRNFTPSNITAAFAGVERKVLTFRIQRDINTYGKEPLTAILPGVALSELWRLLGQFEKALLGITGFVVVVCLISLATVLLTLQAQRSAEIAILRATGASAGLIASLYLLESLAIALLACVLALALGAAGIATVSPWLQANYGVLLTLRPLNQVEWVLLAAVPVAALVIGLVPALSAWRRGRRPGWQVLDDA
- a CDS encoding ATP-binding cassette domain-containing protein; the encoded protein is MTKTTADMITPDSDSAGNPLSLPSLPSLQTHELSFRWQSRQPALTFPDITLNAGDHLFLRGASGSGKSTLLGLLSGLNTADSGEIRLLGKSIGSLAPSARDRFRADHIGVIFQQFNLVPYLTALANVTLPCQLSRARRDRIGSGASHSDTQAAIHTRAITLLTELSIPQELHSRKPAQLSIGQQQRVAAARALMGAPELILADEPTSALDSNNRDRFMQLLLEMAQQNKTSVVFVSHDSALAHHFHHQIELEQPSWLSS